One genomic region from Evansella sp. LMS18 encodes:
- a CDS encoding DUF5058 family protein — protein MMEEVMGVANSAPLWIMAFIFVAIVAFQALIFLKIAKESAPDVGLSNTDVKTAIRTGFISSIGPSFGIAIVLVSLIALIGSPLTLIRIGIIGSAATESSAAVIGANAFGMELNSPDFTLQAFSAVVWTMCLGGMGWLIFTAIFTKRLGKTQEKIEKKNPKVMAVISLAAMLGAFAYLASQQMVNSISHIVAGVAAIAAMVIMMKTADRKGIAWLKEWALGIAIVIGMTTAYFTSLI, from the coding sequence ATGATGGAAGAAGTAATGGGTGTTGCCAATAGTGCCCCACTTTGGATTATGGCTTTTATATTTGTTGCTATTGTAGCTTTCCAGGCGCTTATCTTTTTGAAAATAGCAAAGGAAAGCGCGCCAGATGTGGGACTCTCGAACACGGATGTGAAAACTGCAATCAGGACAGGATTCATCAGCTCGATCGGTCCCTCTTTTGGAATTGCGATTGTTCTTGTTTCTTTAATTGCATTAATAGGTTCACCGCTGACGCTGATAAGAATCGGTATTATCGGTTCTGCGGCTACCGAGTCTTCGGCTGCGGTAATTGGTGCAAATGCGTTTGGGATGGAATTAAACTCCCCGGACTTCACATTACAGGCCTTTAGTGCTGTCGTCTGGACGATGTGCTTAGGCGGAATGGGATGGCTGATCTTTACAGCGATTTTCACGAAGAGACTCGGGAAAACACAGGAAAAAATCGAAAAGAAGAATCCAAAGGTAATGGCAGTTATTTCATTGGCAGCAATGTTAGGGGCGTTTGCTTACCTGGCAAGCCAGCAAATGGTTAACAGTATCAGCCACATTGTCGCAGGGGTTGCCGCGATTGCTGCCATGGTGATTATGATGAAAACCGCTGACAGAAAAGGTATAGCCTGGCTGAAAGAATGGGCGTTAGGTATAGCTATAGTGATAGGGATGACTACTGCATATTTCACGAGTTTGATTTGA
- a CDS encoding helix-turn-helix domain-containing protein, which translates to MDYTLGDRIRDLREHLNMSQRELCRDICTQGLISRIETNTATPTAPILHQIAVRLGVDLNYFFDDISRDGLNYVKEVMNTIDKHIRDQEYEEVMAIVELEKNNPLFNKNHLQQYLLWREGICVYYLHNNADQALELLDNAFNMGKSEKKFSEVEIDILASKAIIYSLIKKLDDAAHIYSKILRDVASLRVIQNKRLVIRVLYNASRNAYDRHEYGEALDYIDKALNTCIKEQQLYLLGHILFQKGSTLFRYDPAEKETCIKLLEEALWVYELDPVPVFITALKEEMTLIRQS; encoded by the coding sequence ATGGATTATACGTTAGGAGACAGAATAAGAGATTTGAGAGAACACTTGAATATGTCACAAAGAGAATTATGCAGGGATATTTGCACACAAGGACTGATAAGCAGAATCGAAACAAATACAGCTACTCCCACTGCCCCGATTTTACACCAGATAGCAGTCCGTTTAGGGGTCGACTTAAATTACTTTTTTGATGATATATCCAGGGACGGCCTGAATTATGTGAAGGAAGTAATGAATACAATTGACAAACATATCCGTGACCAGGAATATGAAGAAGTAATGGCCATAGTAGAACTTGAAAAGAACAACCCCCTGTTTAACAAAAATCATTTGCAGCAGTACCTGTTATGGAGAGAAGGAATATGTGTGTATTATCTGCATAACAATGCTGATCAAGCGTTAGAACTTCTCGATAATGCTTTTAATATGGGGAAGTCAGAGAAGAAGTTTTCTGAAGTGGAAATAGATATTTTGGCGTCTAAAGCAATCATTTACAGCCTTATAAAAAAACTGGATGATGCAGCTCATATTTACAGCAAAATTTTAAGAGATGTCGCTTCCCTCCGTGTTATTCAGAATAAGCGTTTAGTTATTCGTGTTTTGTATAATGCCAGCAGAAATGCTTATGACAGGCATGAATACGGAGAGGCATTAGACTATATTGATAAAGCATTGAACACATGTATTAAAGAGCAGCAATTATATCTGCTGGGACACATTCTTTTTCAAAAAGGCAGCACACTCTTCCGCTACGATCCCGCGGAGAAAGAAACCTGTATTAAATTGCTTGAAGAGGCTCTCTGGGTCTATGAACTGGACCCAGTCCCAGTTTTTATCACAGCCCTAAAAGAAGAAATGACATTGATAAGACAAAGTTAA
- a CDS encoding sigma-54-dependent Fis family transcriptional regulator, which translates to MKLNDEIIRNFKTVPVTNVESHEEILENSFLDTGGIILLLDDSANIVGAITEKGQNEYISCGTVDLKKIFEVNIDHFSVWVIQDEGETLGWMKREDLYRYLCKQYQLIVRSMPFHMKVINEEAAVLLNTQGITTGQDENRINIVHNKAAGEHGTNLSCPSPQQTEINENTLNEKVTIETKILDGEMAAGTIQIHLKTNEIERIAKELDRFANLDIDLKAVFESSFDMIVVADETGRILRVNSACEQLWGQEREEYIGRNALDLEAEGVFRPSIIRAVLERQEKIQMVQTTKTGRRLMVLGSPVKDSKGNIVRVVNISRDITAEEKLEMELEDTKALLEGYKKEIQDMRKLFLEDEEFIFKSDQMRDILQLLHKLGKVDSTVLISGESGVGKEVIASYTHENSLRKGRPFITVNCGAIPENLIESELFGYEKGSFTGASKTGKAGLFELAHEGTLFLDEIGEVSPQLQVKLLRVIQENKFMRVGGTKPIEVDVRVIAATNRDLQQEIKRGNFREDLYYRLNVVPIHIPPIRERKEEIPLLTAHFLKKINQRYKTNKTFTKEALQCFNAYRWPGNVRELQNIVERLIVTTGDNEIGADLLPNFLVEDKENGKETGAGKLMPLKDAVARLEEQMLIEAKKKYGTTTKIAEVLQVNQSTVSRKLKKLGF; encoded by the coding sequence ATGAAATTGAATGATGAAATAATACGTAATTTTAAAACAGTTCCTGTTACGAACGTGGAGAGTCACGAAGAGATATTAGAGAATAGTTTCCTGGATACTGGTGGTATTATTCTGTTGCTGGACGATTCAGCAAATATTGTCGGGGCTATAACAGAAAAGGGACAAAACGAATATATCAGCTGCGGAACCGTTGACCTAAAGAAAATATTTGAAGTGAATATCGATCATTTTTCTGTCTGGGTCATCCAGGACGAAGGTGAAACTCTCGGATGGATGAAACGGGAAGACCTGTATCGTTATCTCTGTAAGCAGTATCAATTAATTGTTCGTTCCATGCCTTTTCATATGAAAGTTATCAATGAGGAGGCCGCTGTTTTACTAAATACTCAAGGAATTACAACAGGCCAGGATGAAAATCGTATAAATATTGTACATAATAAAGCTGCCGGAGAGCATGGAACAAATCTTTCATGTCCATCCCCGCAACAGACAGAAATAAATGAAAATACTTTAAATGAAAAGGTCACGATTGAAACGAAGATTCTTGACGGAGAAATGGCTGCAGGCACCATTCAAATCCACTTAAAAACAAATGAAATTGAAAGAATTGCAAAGGAATTAGATCGCTTTGCAAACCTTGATATTGATTTAAAAGCTGTTTTTGAATCAAGCTTTGATATGATCGTTGTTGCCGATGAGACGGGCAGAATATTAAGAGTCAATTCTGCATGTGAGCAACTGTGGGGCCAAGAACGTGAAGAATATATAGGCAGAAATGCTTTAGATTTAGAAGCGGAGGGTGTTTTCCGACCGTCTATCATACGGGCTGTATTAGAAAGACAAGAAAAGATACAAATGGTGCAGACGACAAAAACAGGCAGAAGGTTAATGGTTTTAGGTTCCCCTGTAAAAGACAGTAAAGGGAATATTGTCCGTGTTGTAAATATCTCAAGGGATATCACGGCAGAAGAAAAGCTGGAAATGGAATTGGAGGATACGAAAGCACTCCTGGAAGGATATAAGAAAGAAATTCAGGATATGAGGAAATTATTCCTGGAAGATGAAGAGTTTATCTTTAAAAGTGATCAGATGAGGGATATCCTGCAATTGCTGCATAAATTAGGAAAAGTAGATTCCACTGTTTTAATCTCAGGCGAATCAGGGGTAGGGAAGGAAGTAATTGCTTCTTATACGCATGAAAACAGCTTAAGAAAGGGGAGGCCGTTTATCACGGTAAATTGCGGGGCGATACCGGAAAATCTTATAGAGTCTGAGCTGTTTGGATACGAGAAAGGGTCATTTACAGGCGCCTCGAAGACTGGTAAGGCGGGACTTTTCGAGTTAGCTCACGAAGGGACATTATTTCTGGATGAGATAGGTGAAGTTTCCCCGCAGCTGCAAGTGAAGCTGCTTCGTGTGATCCAGGAAAATAAATTTATGCGGGTTGGGGGAACGAAGCCAATTGAAGTAGATGTACGAGTAATCGCAGCAACTAATCGGGATCTTCAGCAGGAGATAAAAAGGGGGAATTTCAGGGAGGATTTATATTATAGATTAAATGTTGTCCCAATTCATATCCCGCCTATAAGAGAAAGAAAAGAGGAAATCCCTCTCCTTACAGCACATTTTCTGAAAAAAATTAATCAAAGATATAAAACAAATAAGACTTTCACAAAGGAAGCTTTACAATGTTTCAATGCATATCGGTGGCCAGGAAATGTGAGAGAGCTCCAGAACATCGTTGAAAGGCTCATTGTTACAACAGGAGACAACGAAATTGGAGCAGACCTGCTTCCAAATTTTTTAGTTGAAGACAAGGAGAATGGTAAGGAAACTGGCGCAGGCAAATTAATGCCGTTAAAAGACGCAGTGGCGAGGCTGGAAGAGCAGATGCTTATAGAAGCAAAAAAGAAATATGGCACAACGACAAAAATTGCTGAAGTCCTGCAAGTTAACCAGTCAACGGTCAGCAGGAAATTAAAGAAATTAGGTTTTTGA
- a CDS encoding amidase has translation MANFNCFSTARDIAAAIRQSKITALEVMEMHLGQIQRVNPEVNAIVSLNEELALDEAKKADEISASGRETGPLHGLPIAIKDTHNAKGFPMTNGSLALRDNISTEDDLITERLKNAGAIIIGKTNVPEFAAGAHTFNEVFGVTRNPYNLNRTAGGSSGGAAAAVASGMLPLADGNDMGGSCRYPAAFNNVVGMRTSPGRIPQYPKGALFSTLGVQGPIARNVGDAAFMLSVVAGPDSRSPISIEEPGELFLKPFNDDIKGLRIAWSADFNGLFPVDPIVRKNVKEQMKYFETLGCHVEETCPDLTEAYEVFHTYRAWELELSTREIVARHKEVLKPSFLWNVEKGRKLTAQDLGTAELLRNELYHRARNFFEQYDALILPVSQVPPFDADIEFPQKINNVEMKDYIDWMRSAYYISVLGNPALSVPSGFTPGGLPLGIQIVGPHRKDYKVMRIGYAFEQATQYGEKRPKIAQFHEEVNGSL, from the coding sequence ATGGCCAACTTTAATTGCTTTTCTACTGCACGGGATATTGCAGCCGCAATCCGGCAAAGTAAAATAACCGCTCTGGAAGTAATGGAAATGCATCTTGGGCAAATTCAAAGAGTTAACCCTGAGGTAAATGCAATTGTTTCTCTGAATGAAGAACTTGCGCTGGATGAAGCGAAGAAAGCTGATGAAATATCTGCTTCTGGCAGAGAAACGGGGCCTCTCCATGGCCTGCCGATTGCAATTAAAGATACCCATAATGCAAAAGGATTTCCAATGACTAATGGCTCGCTCGCTTTACGAGACAATATTTCCACAGAGGATGACCTGATTACAGAGCGCTTAAAAAACGCTGGTGCAATCATTATTGGAAAAACAAACGTCCCTGAATTTGCTGCAGGTGCTCACACTTTTAATGAAGTGTTCGGGGTGACAAGGAATCCTTACAACCTGAACCGTACTGCAGGGGGAAGCAGCGGAGGAGCCGCTGCAGCTGTCGCTTCGGGAATGCTGCCTCTTGCGGATGGGAATGACATGGGAGGTTCCTGCCGCTATCCGGCTGCTTTCAATAATGTTGTGGGAATGAGGACTTCACCAGGGAGAATTCCTCAGTATCCTAAAGGAGCACTATTTTCAACACTTGGCGTACAGGGACCGATTGCCCGGAATGTAGGTGATGCTGCATTTATGCTGTCAGTTGTCGCAGGGCCGGACAGCCGGTCGCCAATTTCCATTGAGGAACCTGGGGAACTGTTTTTAAAGCCTTTTAATGATGATATCAAGGGACTTCGAATCGCCTGGTCAGCAGATTTCAACGGATTGTTTCCTGTTGATCCTATTGTCAGAAAAAATGTGAAAGAGCAGATGAAATATTTTGAAACACTCGGCTGCCATGTGGAGGAAACCTGTCCCGATTTAACAGAAGCATATGAAGTTTTTCATACATACAGGGCATGGGAACTGGAGCTCTCCACCAGGGAGATAGTTGCCAGGCATAAAGAAGTTCTGAAGCCTAGTTTTCTGTGGAATGTAGAAAAAGGGCGCAAGCTTACTGCCCAGGACTTGGGTACAGCAGAGTTATTGCGTAATGAACTGTATCACAGAGCAAGAAACTTCTTTGAGCAGTACGATGCGCTTATTTTGCCAGTCAGCCAGGTGCCTCCTTTTGATGCGGACATCGAGTTCCCTCAGAAAATAAACAATGTAGAAATGAAAGATTACATTGACTGGATGCGTTCTGCGTATTACATTTCCGTTCTGGGAAATCCTGCACTATCTGTTCCCTCCGGCTTTACTCCCGGCGGGCTGCCGCTAGGGATACAAATTGTTGGGCCACACAGGAAAGATTACAAAGTGATGCGAATAGGTTATGCCTTTGAACAGGCAACACAATACGGGGAAAAGCGGCCAAAAATTGCTCAGTTTCATGAAGAGGTTAATGGCAGCTTATAA
- a CDS encoding VOC family protein gives MSKGLLHHIEIYVSDIKRTVDFWGWFLEELGYTSYQEWGKGQSWKLGDTYIVFVQAEDRFLDIPYHRCRAGLNHLAFHASSRQHVDEMTKKLKARKVNILYSDKHPFAGGDNYYAVFFEDPDRIKVELVAPE, from the coding sequence TTGTCAAAAGGATTGCTACATCATATTGAAATATATGTTTCAGATATAAAAAGAACAGTAGATTTTTGGGGTTGGTTTCTGGAGGAATTAGGATACACATCTTATCAAGAATGGGGAAAAGGGCAAAGTTGGAAATTAGGTGATACCTACATTGTTTTTGTACAAGCGGAGGACAGGTTTTTAGATATTCCGTACCATAGATGCCGAGCAGGGCTCAATCATTTAGCTTTTCATGCCTCATCACGTCAACATGTAGACGAAATGACAAAAAAATTGAAAGCGAGAAAAGTTAATATTCTTTATTCAGATAAGCATCCTTTCGCTGGAGGAGATAACTATTATGCTGTTTTTTTTGAAGACCCAGATAGAATAAAGGTGGAACTAGTTGCACCAGAGTAG
- a CDS encoding M20 family metallopeptidase, with translation MKEKMFSRLEEIYPELVEFRRDLHMYPELSHTEVDTPKKVADFLADLGLEVKTGVGGRGVVGVLKGGKPGKTVALRADFDALPIQDEKDVAYSSRVPGVMHACGHDLHTAGLLGVAKVLSENKEDLEGNVVFIHQFAEEVIPGGAKFMIEDGCLDEVDVIYGAHVHSTSPLGVVGVNEGNAMANGDTFEIEIAGKGVHAAFPHQGVDPLVVGSQLLLNLQQIVSRQIDPVKPAVVSVASFNGGDSFNVIPDKATLKGTVRTLHADVRDWVEESIGKIAENTCSAFGASVKYNYVRGYPAVVNDPGETERVEKIAKELFGEEKVQRIPPAMGMEDFAYYLQKVPGTFFWVGGAMDEVAKIYPHHHPKFDVQEEAMKYIGRVFISAVLEYLSSHNKDFAVK, from the coding sequence ATGAAAGAAAAGATGTTTTCCAGATTAGAAGAAATTTATCCAGAATTAGTAGAGTTCAGAAGGGATTTGCATATGTATCCGGAGCTTTCACACACAGAAGTGGATACACCGAAAAAAGTTGCTGATTTTCTGGCAGATTTAGGACTGGAAGTAAAAACAGGTGTTGGAGGACGGGGTGTGGTCGGAGTTTTAAAAGGAGGAAAGCCTGGTAAAACAGTTGCTTTACGGGCAGACTTTGATGCGCTCCCAATACAGGATGAAAAAGATGTGGCGTACAGCTCCCGTGTCCCAGGTGTGATGCACGCATGCGGACATGATCTTCATACCGCGGGATTGCTCGGTGTTGCCAAAGTATTAAGTGAAAACAAGGAAGACTTGGAAGGAAATGTTGTATTTATTCATCAGTTTGCTGAAGAAGTAATCCCGGGAGGCGCCAAATTTATGATAGAAGATGGCTGCCTGGACGAGGTGGATGTGATTTATGGAGCACATGTTCATTCCACTTCGCCGCTTGGGGTTGTTGGAGTTAACGAAGGAAACGCAATGGCAAATGGGGACACCTTTGAGATTGAAATAGCGGGAAAAGGTGTACATGCAGCTTTTCCTCATCAGGGTGTCGATCCATTAGTTGTAGGCAGTCAGTTACTGCTCAATCTCCAGCAAATAGTCAGCCGCCAAATTGATCCAGTAAAACCGGCTGTTGTATCAGTAGCATCTTTCAATGGAGGCGACAGCTTCAACGTTATCCCTGATAAAGCAACCCTGAAAGGAACGGTGCGTACATTACATGCAGATGTCCGGGACTGGGTCGAAGAGTCTATCGGAAAAATAGCTGAGAATACATGCAGCGCTTTTGGGGCTTCTGTCAAATACAACTACGTACGAGGTTATCCGGCAGTTGTTAACGACCCGGGGGAAACAGAAAGGGTCGAAAAAATAGCAAAGGAATTATTCGGTGAAGAAAAGGTACAAAGAATTCCACCGGCAATGGGCATGGAAGACTTTGCTTACTATTTACAGAAAGTACCGGGAACGTTTTTCTGGGTAGGAGGAGCGATGGATGAGGTAGCGAAAATATATCCACACCACCATCCGAAATTTGATGTACAGGAAGAAGCTATGAAGTATATCGGCAGGGTTTTCATTTCCGCCGTTTTAGAGTACTTATCGAGCCACAATAAAGACTTCGCGGTTAAATAG
- a CDS encoding molybdenum cofactor guanylyltransferase — MNAGLIVLSGGKSSRMGRNKALLPIEGKAMIQRIFDSLGEEFSDRILVTNRPEEYAPVLPEGVKIVSDVYPGSGPLSGIHAGLLASAAEYNVVAACDMPFVSRKVAQLLVQNSNGYEAVVPRFNGMRQPLFAVYHKSAVREIEGILEGNDFRVNNLWEKLNTLWLEEDALSTIPEIEQAFININYPEEYDALDGSSKSSEG, encoded by the coding sequence AGTCGAGCAGGATGGGGAGAAACAAAGCACTGCTGCCGATAGAAGGTAAAGCAATGATTCAACGCATTTTTGACAGTCTTGGTGAAGAGTTCTCTGACCGCATTCTTGTTACTAATCGTCCGGAAGAATATGCTCCTGTACTACCGGAAGGAGTAAAAATTGTTTCAGATGTATATCCTGGTTCAGGGCCATTATCGGGCATCCATGCCGGGTTATTGGCATCAGCAGCGGAGTACAACGTGGTCGCCGCATGTGATATGCCGTTTGTATCAAGAAAGGTAGCACAATTACTGGTGCAAAATAGCAATGGATATGAAGCAGTTGTTCCTCGGTTTAACGGAATGAGACAGCCGTTATTTGCTGTCTACCATAAGTCGGCGGTCAGGGAGATTGAAGGCATTTTAGAAGGGAATGACTTCCGGGTAAATAACCTGTGGGAAAAACTCAATACACTCTGGCTGGAGGAGGACGCTCTCAGCACCATCCCTGAGATCGAGCAGGCTTTTATAAACATAAACTACCCGGAGGAATACGATGCTTTGGATGGTAGTTCAAAAAGTTCAGAGGGTTAA
- a CDS encoding S8 family peptidase, with product MKNMRFIGFIIGFLLAFTFTFSAVSADSKGVEKFDYLIGFKDKVNENTVTQLGGDIQHEYEYMEVLHVSLPEKAAEALKKNPNIAFVEKDEEVTASQTIPWGINRVQAPTVHSWGARGNGVRVAVLDTGIASHEDLRISGGASFITSEPSYNDLNGHGTHVAGTIAARDNTYGVLGVAPDVNLYAVKVLDRNGSGSLSGIARGIEWAIANNMDIVNMSLGGSTGSTALRQAADNAYNRGILLVAAAGNTGSAGISFPARYNSVMAVGATDSNNNRASFSTFGNELEIMAPGVSVLSTYPTNRYVSLNGTSMASPHVAGVAALVKSRYPNATNVQIRNRLNSTATNLGSSYYFGNGLVNAARAAN from the coding sequence ATGAAGAATATGAGGTTTATAGGGTTTATTATTGGGTTTTTACTAGCTTTCACATTCACTTTTTCAGCGGTGAGTGCAGATAGCAAAGGTGTCGAAAAGTTTGATTACTTAATTGGTTTTAAAGACAAAGTTAATGAGAACACAGTTACCCAGCTTGGCGGAGACATTCAGCATGAATACGAGTACATGGAAGTGCTGCATGTAAGCTTGCCGGAAAAAGCAGCGGAAGCACTGAAAAAGAACCCGAACATAGCATTTGTGGAAAAAGACGAAGAAGTAACGGCCAGCCAGACCATTCCTTGGGGGATAAACCGTGTTCAGGCACCAACCGTCCATTCCTGGGGAGCCCGGGGTAACGGAGTAAGAGTTGCTGTTCTGGATACTGGAATTGCAAGCCACGAAGATTTAAGAATTTCTGGAGGAGCCAGTTTTATCACTTCGGAACCTTCCTACAACGACCTTAATGGCCACGGAACGCATGTGGCAGGAACAATAGCAGCCCGGGACAACACTTATGGAGTTCTTGGTGTAGCGCCAGATGTTAATCTTTATGCAGTTAAAGTTCTTGACAGAAACGGCAGCGGTTCTCTTAGCGGTATTGCCCGGGGTATTGAGTGGGCTATCGCAAATAATATGGACATAGTTAATATGAGTTTAGGTGGTTCGACTGGATCCACTGCATTAAGACAAGCTGCTGATAACGCTTATAACAGAGGCATTTTACTTGTTGCAGCGGCTGGTAATACAGGCTCAGCAGGAATCTCCTTCCCAGCTCGGTATAATTCTGTTATGGCAGTAGGTGCCACAGACTCCAACAACAACCGCGCGTCTTTTTCAACATTTGGAAATGAACTGGAGATAATGGCTCCAGGAGTATCTGTATTAAGTACTTACCCTACTAACAGATATGTTTCACTTAATGGAACGTCAATGGCAAGCCCTCACGTCGCTGGTGTCGCAGCATTAGTAAAATCACGCTATCCAAACGCCACCAATGTCCAAATAAGAAACAGACTGAACAGTACAGCCACAAATCTGGGAAGCTCATACTATTTCGGAAACGGGTTAGTTAACGCTGCCAGAGCGGCGAATTAA
- a CDS encoding DUF4352 domain-containing protein, giving the protein MISKIVAKTRWTNLLLFSILTIGCQSEENNNELNLGETAETEKLEVTPTEIKIGTADNQLRGREVEPHAQIAVIDITLENTSDSSLAIDRDFYYESFGILVEDEAGIGRMDTNAFPFDGVFLGDLIAGETVDTRLEIYNSLGQMYLVFDHGGDLEDGYEVRWSIE; this is encoded by the coding sequence TTGATAAGTAAAATTGTAGCAAAGACAAGGTGGACTAATCTATTATTATTTTCAATTCTCACCATCGGGTGTCAAAGTGAAGAGAATAACAATGAATTAAACCTTGGAGAAACAGCTGAAACTGAAAAGTTGGAAGTCACCCCTACAGAAATTAAGATAGGAACTGCGGACAATCAATTACGAGGAAGAGAAGTTGAACCACATGCTCAAATTGCAGTTATAGATATCACTCTAGAAAATACCTCAGATTCTTCATTGGCAATAGACAGAGATTTCTACTACGAATCTTTTGGAATTCTAGTAGAGGACGAAGCAGGTATAGGTCGAATGGATACAAATGCCTTTCCATTCGATGGAGTGTTTTTGGGTGACTTAATAGCAGGAGAGACAGTGGATACCCGCTTGGAAATATACAATTCACTCGGTCAAATGTATTTAGTTTTTGACCATGGTGGTGACCTGGAAGATGGATACGAAGTAAGGTGGAGTATAGAGTAA
- a CDS encoding class I SAM-dependent methyltransferase, translating into MIEVMLNIELEKNGGYGMTALYDEIGLAYDTTRKADPEIAGRLRNHLQVTDGSKVLEIACGTGNYTVALQETGLQMTGTDISKEMIAKAKEKSSLIQWELADVKRLPFNNNTFSGAACILSIHHFDDLFAPFKEIYRVIDKGRFVIFTSSPEQMNNYWLKEYFPEAIAKSAKQMPDVKKVSKILREAGFRIIGHETFLVQPNLQDFFLYSGKYKPRMYLDENVRSGISTFANLASKEEVKEGCSKLKKDIQTNKIEDVINKFSSDLGDYVYVVAEKR; encoded by the coding sequence ATGATTGAGGTGATGTTGAATATTGAACTTGAAAAAAATGGGGGTTATGGGATGACGGCTTTATACGATGAAATTGGTTTAGCATACGATACTACGCGAAAGGCTGACCCTGAAATAGCAGGACGTTTGCGAAATCATTTACAAGTAACTGATGGAAGTAAAGTACTTGAAATTGCTTGTGGCACGGGAAATTATACTGTTGCATTGCAAGAAACCGGGCTTCAAATGACTGGTACTGACATTTCCAAGGAGATGATTGCCAAAGCAAAAGAGAAGTCAAGTTTAATTCAATGGGAACTAGCTGATGTTAAACGATTACCTTTCAACAATAATACATTTAGCGGGGCTGCATGTATCCTGTCTATTCATCACTTTGATGACCTTTTTGCTCCTTTTAAAGAAATATACAGAGTAATTGATAAAGGACGGTTTGTCATTTTCACCTCATCGCCTGAACAAATGAATAACTATTGGCTTAAAGAATACTTCCCAGAAGCTATTGCTAAATCTGCAAAACAAATGCCCGACGTAAAAAAAGTCAGTAAAATATTAAGAGAAGCTGGCTTTCGAATTATTGGACATGAAACATTTTTAGTTCAGCCAAACTTGCAGGATTTTTTCCTATACAGTGGTAAATATAAACCACGCATGTATCTGGATGAAAATGTACGCTCAGGTATTTCTACTTTTGCAAACTTAGCTTCAAAAGAAGAAGTTAAAGAAGGTTGCAGCAAGTTAAAGAAAGATATCCAAACTAACAAAATAGAAGACGTAATAAATAAGTTTAGTAGTGATTTAGGTGACTATGTATATGTAGTGGCTGAAAAAAGATAA
- a CDS encoding NUDIX hydrolase, translated as MEPKWLEWAKQLQSIAQAGLTYSKDVYDLERFELIRNISVEMLSLHTNVSETLIKDLFANETGYATPKVDIRCVVFKDNKILMVKENTDGAWALPGGWGDIGLTPSEVAVKEVKEESGFDVKTTKLIGVLDKKCHPHPPSPYHVYKMFIQCEIIGGNPQEGIETSAVEFFPENELPSLSIARNTESQMKMVFRHLHNPQEAAFFD; from the coding sequence ATGGAACCGAAATGGCTTGAATGGGCGAAACAACTTCAATCCATTGCACAGGCAGGATTGACTTATTCGAAAGATGTGTACGACCTGGAAAGATTTGAATTGATCAGAAATATTAGCGTTGAAATGCTGTCACTGCATACAAATGTTAGTGAGACGTTAATAAAAGACCTCTTTGCAAATGAAACTGGTTACGCAACTCCCAAGGTAGATATTCGATGTGTTGTCTTTAAAGACAATAAAATATTAATGGTTAAAGAAAACACAGATGGAGCCTGGGCGTTACCAGGTGGATGGGGAGATATAGGGTTAACTCCGAGCGAAGTTGCTGTCAAAGAAGTAAAAGAAGAATCAGGGTTTGACGTGAAAACTACTAAATTGATAGGTGTGCTTGATAAGAAATGCCATCCACATCCTCCTTCGCCTTATCATGTTTATAAAATGTTTATTCAATGTGAAATTATAGGTGGGAATCCACAAGAAGGAATTGAAACGAGCGCAGTTGAATTTTTCCCTGAAAATGAACTGCCCTCATTATCAATAGCCAGAAATACAGAATCTCAAATGAAAATGGTTTTCAGACATTTACATAATCCACAGGAAGCTGCATTTTTTGATTAA